In Halarcobacter mediterraneus, the genomic stretch CTACAAACGCAATAAAAATTGATTCACTACATACTTTAAAAATAAAGAAATATGTAAATTACTTTAATTTCTTTTTTTTAAATGAAAAAAAAGTTTCTATTGAAGAATTAAGTAATGGTGAATTTATTAAGTTTTATATAAATTTAAAACTTAATAAATATAAAAATTATAGAAACAAAGTATTTACATTAATTTTTGATGAAGTCGAAAATTCTTTACATCCTAATTGGCAAAAGTCATATATAAGAGAAACTCTTCAAGCTATAGAAAATTTTGAATGTTCTTTTCATTTGATTTTCATTACACACTCTCCATTTATTCTATCAGACTTACCAAAAGAAAATATAATATTTTTAGATAAAGTAGATGAGAATACAAAAGACAAATATCCTTCAATAAATATTGAAAAACTACAAAAAGGAAATTGTCTAAATGTAAGTAAGTTTATTAATATAAATCCATTTGGAGCAAATATTCATACCTTACTTTCTCATGGTTTCTTTATGGAAAATGGTCTTATGGGCGAGTTTGCAAAAAATAAAATAGATAACATAATTAAAGATTTTAAAGATAAAGATTTTAATCCAACAAAAGAAGAAAAAATAAAAATCTTAGCCACTATAAAAATGATTGGAGAAGAGTTTTTAAAAACAAAACTTTTAGATATGTATTATAAAAAATTTGATGATGATTTTATAAAAAAACAAAGAAAAGAAGAACTAGAAAAACTACAAGAAAAAATCTCTAAAGAGTTAAAACAATTATGATAGGAATATTATTTAATAAAGAACTTTTTGATATGCATATAGATAAAACATTGCATAAAATAAAAGAATTATTTGAAAATATAGACGATTCAAATTTAAAACAAATCGATAAAGAGTGCTTAGAATATATAAAAGATAATTTAAAAGATATTTTAGAAGCTAACAACTCTAAAATGAAAGAATATATAAAATATTTTGAAAATAATTTTCCTAATAGCATTGGGAAAATAAATACAAAAGAAAAAAATTGGAAAAGAATATATAAAATACTAAGAAAAGATATTTTTGAAAAAGAGTATGACAATTGGAGAGAAAGAACAACATATGGTGCATATAGGTTTGTTCAAGAATTGGATTTACAATCTTGTCCTTATTGTAATAGAAATTATACTTTTGTAGTAGATGAAAAAAGTGGAAAGTTAAGACCAGAGATAGACCACTTTTATCCAAAGTCAATTTATCCTTTTTTAGCAATGAGTTTTTATAATCTTATACCAAGTTGTTCTATTTGTAATCACACAAAAAGTAATAAAATCAAAGAAGATTTGATTAATCCATATGAAATAAAAGAAAATGATTTTAAACTAACTTATACACCAAATGATATTAATTTCTTTAACATAGAAAAAGAAAAATACAATTATGATAGTTTTGAAATAGATTTTGTATCGACAAATGAAAATATAGAAATATTTAAACTAAAAGAGTTATATAAACAACATAAAGATATTGTTCTAGAACTTTTGATAAAAAAAGCTTATTATCCAAAAAGTTATATAGAAGAATTAAAAAGTTTTGGCTTTAGTGAAGATGAGATTTATAGATATCTACTTGGTAATTATAAAAAAGATGAAGATTTACACAAACGCCCACTTTCAAAACTAATAAAAGATATCAGTGAAGAGTTGGATTTATTATAATAATCCCTTGAAAATTTATCTCTACTATTTTAACTCTAATACTAACTATGAACTTTGAAGTATCCC encodes the following:
- a CDS encoding AAA family ATPase, which translates into the protein MELVYLWVEDYKNIKKQGFNFSPNFECEYDEDKNELTIDKNKDYVNIFPNNINITAIVGENGSGKTNLGNFISYFYDNYNIYHSIDSVNFAKFLILYISKQNENFILSNIKEIYCKYKLNSFKSKKYISNFIEISKENIHNEIAQSSSSINKSSIKYMRFSLKNFNYEDSFSKLLYDIGLKSYLLSNDEIKKINKLYINQYNKFLCLILLDNINTFDLEKIKNIKSIKKELKKLKIDIPSEKEYKYFTTNAIKIDSLHTLKIKKYVNYFNFFFLNEKKVSIEELSNGEFIKFYINLKLNKYKNYRNKVFTLIFDEVENSLHPNWQKSYIRETLQAIENFECSFHLIFITHSPFILSDLPKENIIFLDKVDENTKDKYPSINIEKLQKGNCLNVSKFININPFGANIHTLLSHGFFMENGLMGEFAKNKIDNIIKDFKDKDFNPTKEEKIKILATIKMIGEEFLKTKLLDMYYKKFDDDFIKKQRKEELEKLQEKISKELKQL
- a CDS encoding HNH endonuclease — translated: MIGILFNKELFDMHIDKTLHKIKELFENIDDSNLKQIDKECLEYIKDNLKDILEANNSKMKEYIKYFENNFPNSIGKINTKEKNWKRIYKILRKDIFEKEYDNWRERTTYGAYRFVQELDLQSCPYCNRNYTFVVDEKSGKLRPEIDHFYPKSIYPFLAMSFYNLIPSCSICNHTKSNKIKEDLINPYEIKENDFKLTYTPNDINFFNIEKEKYNYDSFEIDFVSTNENIEIFKLKELYKQHKDIVLELLIKKAYYPKSYIEELKSFGFSEDEIYRYLLGNYKKDEDLHKRPLSKLIKDISEELDLL